The Syntrophales bacterium nucleotide sequence AGCCTGGCAAACTTCTTCTTATTGCCCATGCCGCGTCCCCCGCAAACAACAATCTTCGCGTGCTCTAAATTATCCTCCTTTACCGGACGCCGTTCCACGCTGATAATGCGGATGCGGTCGGATGGCATATTTTCCGGCATCGGCACATTGACAATCTCGGCAGCGCGGGCGGCATCATGGGGAAGTTCCTGGAAGATTCCCGGATGGACGGTTGCCATTTGTGGCCGCCGCTCCGGAATAATGATCTCCGCGATCAGCTTGCCGCCAAAGGAAGGGGCGCGCTGAACCAGCAGACCCGCCTCATCGATGTCGAGGCCGATACAGTCTGCCGTCAGCCCTGTTCCGAGTCGCTTTGCCACATGCGGCGCAAATTCCCGGCCGAAAGCGGTGGCACCGATCAGTATTATCTCCGGCTTTTCCCGTCTGGCCAGTCTCTCCATCAAAAAGGAATAGGTTTCCATGCTGTATTCGGCAAGCCGGGGATTGTCGGTCAGGTATATTCTGTCGGCACCGTGGGAGATATATTCGTTGACGTATTCATCAATCCCGCTGCCGAAGACAATAACACTCACCTCGGCATCGATCTGTACCGCCAGTTCCCGCGCCCGGGAGATTAACTGGATAGTTACGCGATTTTGAAAGTAGTTCCGGTAGTCTCCAAAAATCCAGATGCCTCGTTTTTTTTCGGTCATTTTCAACTCTTATCCGTTTTCAAGTCCTTGCCGATCACGCCGCCGATGCGGTCGTCGAACAGCATGAAAAGCTGATCCAGAATCTTTTTAGTCGTTCCGGTAAGGACAACATTTTCCTTGCCTGCCATCGGCGAATAGACGTTGCGCATTTTGGTGGCAGAACCCTTCGCGCCGATCCAATCCTGATTCAGCCCCAGGGAAGCCGCATCCAGCATGACTATGTCGGATTCAGCAAAGGCCGCCTGAAATCCTCGCATCGATACATAGCGGGGAACGGTTCCACCTGTGTTGATCGTAGCAAGTCCGGGAAGTTCCATCTCCATTGTCTCAATAAAATCGTCCTCGGTGCGGCGCACCCGCGCCTTGTTGCCGGTAATTTCCAGATCATTCACATAGGCAACGCCGGGAATATCGAGCTCCTCGGCAAGCTGAGGGCCAACCTGGGCCGTTGCGCTGTCATTGGTCGAAGCGCCGCACAAAATCAGATCAAATTCGGGGATGTTTTTTTGGATTGCCTTTGCAAGGGTCAATGAGGTCGTATAGGTATCAGAACCTGCCATTTTTCGGTCGGAAATCAGGAACCCCTTGTCCGCGCCCAAGGCGATTGCCTCGCGGAGAACCTCCTCGGCAGAAGGCGGCCCCATAGTAACAGCGGTGATTCTGGCGCCGATTTTATCCCTGATTTTGAGCGCCGCCTCCAGCGCAAACCGGCAGGCCGGGTTCATCATCCCTTCCGCCAATTCGCGCTTAAGACGCCCGGTATCGGGATCCCAAGGAAGTTCCGATACTTGCGGAACCTGTTTGATGCAAACTACCAGCTTCAGCATATCCTAAACCCTTTTGGCAAGCACCTCGCGGGAGATAACAATCCGCTGCACCTCGCTTGTCCCCTCGTAAAGTTCCGTAACCTTCGCGTCGCGGAAGTAGCGTTCCACGGCATATTCCTTGCTGTATCCGTACCCGCCATGAATTTGCACGGCTTTGTTCGCGACGCGCATGGCCATTTCACTGCAGAAAAGTTTTGCCATCGCCGCCGCCTCCCGTAAGGGGCTGCCGGAATCCTGCGCCGCGCAGGCACGGTAAAGGAGAAGTCGCCCCGCATCGATATCCGTTGCCATATCGGCGAGATAATTCTGGATTGTCTGAAAAGAGGAGATAGGTTTCTTAAACTGCTGTCGCTCCTTGGAGTAGAGAACCGAATCATCAAACGCAGCCTGCGCAATTCCCATCGCCTGAGCGGCAATGCCGATGCGGCCGACATTGAGAGATTCCATGCCGATCCGGACCCCTTCGCCTGGCTGGCCGAGCACATTTTTCGCCGGGACACGACAATTTTCCAGATAGATAGAGGAAACCGGGTTTGCCCTCATCCCGCAGAGGTCCTCTATCTCGCCGACGATGAAACCGGGGGTTTCCCTGTCAACTATGAACATCGTGGCACCCCGCCGGGGGTTCTGATAATCGGTGGTGGCAAAGACAAGAGTGGTGCCGCAGATGCCCCCATTGGTCACGAAAATCTTTGTGCCGTTCAGTACATAATCATTGCCCTCGGGTGTTGCACTTGTCTCCACGCCGCCCACGTCGGAACCGATACCGGCTTCCGTCATGCAGTATGCGCCTATCTTCTCACCGCGCACCATTTCCGGCAGGAACCGCTTTTTCTGTTCATCTGTTCCCCAGCGGTTTATCGGATGCAGGCAGATACTGTTGTGAATTGCCAGACAAAGACCAACCGCCGCGCTTACACGAGAAATTTCTTCAATGACGATCGCATAGCTGATCGAGTCCATATCAGCGCCGCCGAAAGTCTTGGGCGCCTGCATGCCGAAGAGGTCAAGGGGCCGCATCTTCTCAATGACTTCCCAGGGAAATCTTGCATCGCGATCGATATCGCGGGCGATAGGGCCGATCTCCGCCTCGGCAAACATACGCAACGCCTTACGGAGCGCCTTGTGTTTCATGGAAGGGTTAAAAAACAACGATCAATACTCCAATCATTTTTTTCTTGGGGCTATGCCGGATGGGGGAACTGTATCGGAAAGTTATATAAATAGCAAGTATCTTATTAAAAAATGTCTTATTAAAAAACAAAAACCTTTCAAAATTTCTTTCCTGCGGCGCTCACGACTGTAAATCTTTTTCGCCGGGCGCCGCCTCGCCGGAAATACCCGATGCCTGCCCCTCGCGCAGGTAATATTTGCCGCCCTCGATCATGCGCACAACATCCTGCCGGACCAGTGCCGACAATGCTTTGGGACGGTAATCACGGAGGCCGACGTGAAAAAGCTCCACCTTGCTGTAGGGAAGCTCCCGCGCCGAAGCCGGATCGAAGGCCTGTTTCTTTCTCAAATCAGCGACGATGGCGTCAGCCGCCCTTTTCATCTTCCAGCCGGTAACTCTTAAGATAAGAATCAGCGCGGCGATCAATAAGAGGAACATGAAGATTGTTTTGACTGTCTCCGCCATATCGGTGCCCCGTCGCAAAAACCAATTTTAATGACTCTCGCATATCTACAACCCCTGACATAAATCACCCGGGTCTTGCTCGCCGCCCCTGCTCGCTTACTTCCGCAGCTACTCGGCCTTCTTTTTCTTTTTTGATTTCGCCTCGGTCGGGGTTTCCGGGGCTTCCTTCTTTGCCCGAGGCATGTTCTTCTTCGGGTTTGCCAAGCGTTCGACCTTGATAGCGTCAAGCTCCCCCGTCCGCTTGGCGACCTTTTCAATCGCCCGCAAACGCGCCGCCGTTTCCTTAAGCTTGGACTTCAGTTCCTTGACAATCACATCTCTGGCGATCGCTTTTTCGTCCATGCCCTTTTCGGCAAGCATTGCCAGGCGCTTCTGCAGCTTTGAATTAAATAACGCCTGCTGTTGCAGTCTTGTTTCCTTGCTTTGGGAATTCATCGTTATCTCCTTTAAAATATTGTATATTTATGCTGACATTTTTTATTGCTTCTGCAATGTAGAGAAACTGTTTGACCCCTTATCAGAATTTTAAACAAAAAGCCAGATTGTTCGCATTGCTGTTTATCAAAAAGTCTTCCCTGCAAGCGCATAATGCCAGCGCCTTCTTTAACGTCCCGGTTTTATGTTTGACAAGGTCATTGACCTTCCGAGGTTTTATGGCTATATTGCAAAAGGTGGAAGAACGCCTTAAGGATTGAGAAAAAATGGCCAAGGAACGGATACCGGCAACCCCCGCCCTTCTCTTTATGAAAAAAAACGGGCTCAGTTTCACATTGCGGTCCTATCGCTATGAAGAGCATGGGGGAACAACTGTTGCCGCGCGTGAGCTGGAAGTTGATGAAAACCTGGTGATCAAGACGCTGGTCATGGAGGATGATGGCGGGAAACCCCTTATAATCCTCATGCATGGGGACCGGAAGGTTTCCACCAAGGCGCTGGCCAGGGTTATGGGGGTAAAATCGGTAACCCCTTGTGAACCCCATGTTGCCGAAAGGCATACCGGCTACCGTGTCGGAGGAACGTCTCCGTTTGGAACGAAACGCCCTCTCCGGATTTTTATGGAGGAAGACATTGCGCTTCTTCCCAGGATATTGATTAATGCTGGAAGTCGGGGATTGCTCGCGGAAATGGCGCCGGCGGAACTGATCCGAACATTAAACCCGGTTAGCGTAAAGGTGGCAATATGAACAAAGAAGAGATGGTGGTGCGGTGCCTCAATTGCGGCGCCAAAAACCGGATATCGAAAGAAAGGATGCATGACCGTCCTCTCTGCGGAAAGTGCGGAAAGCCGCTGGACGAGATAATCATCCGCTGTCTGAGCTGCGGCACAAAGAACCGCATTCCCGAAAACAGGCTCAGCGAGAACCCCCTCTGCGGTAAATGCGGCGTTGTTCTGGCGGTAACGGCGGACCCTGGCCGTCCGATTGAGGTCAATGATTCAACCTTCGACAGGGAGGTAC carries:
- a CDS encoding electron transfer flavoprotein subunit alpha/FixB family protein; the encoded protein is MTEKKRGIWIFGDYRNYFQNRVTIQLISRARELAVQIDAEVSVIVFGSGIDEYVNEYISHGADRIYLTDNPRLAEYSMETYSFLMERLARREKPEIILIGATAFGREFAPHVAKRLGTGLTADCIGLDIDEAGLLVQRAPSFGGKLIAEIIIPERRPQMATVHPGIFQELPHDAARAAEIVNVPMPENMPSDRIRIISVERRPVKEDNLEHAKIVVCGGRGMGNKKKFARLYELAELLGGEVGATRPVVYLNWVGREAMVGQAGKQIRPNILFSFGISGAMQHTASINNAKFIIAVNKNPNAPIMRMADVAIVADASQICNSLIAELKRRIRG
- a CDS encoding electron transfer flavoprotein subunit beta/FixA family protein, coding for MLKLVVCIKQVPQVSELPWDPDTGRLKRELAEGMMNPACRFALEAALKIRDKIGARITAVTMGPPSAEEVLREAIALGADKGFLISDRKMAGSDTYTTSLTLAKAIQKNIPEFDLILCGASTNDSATAQVGPQLAEELDIPGVAYVNDLEITGNKARVRRTEDDFIETMEMELPGLATINTGGTVPRYVSMRGFQAAFAESDIVMLDAASLGLNQDWIGAKGSATKMRNVYSPMAGKENVVLTGTTKKILDQLFMLFDDRIGGVIGKDLKTDKS
- a CDS encoding aminoacyl-tRNA deacylase, giving the protein MAKERIPATPALLFMKKNGLSFTLRSYRYEEHGGTTVAARELEVDENLVIKTLVMEDDGGKPLIILMHGDRKVSTKALARVMGVKSVTPCEPHVAERHTGYRVGGTSPFGTKRPLRIFMEEDIALLPRILINAGSRGLLAEMAPAELIRTLNPVSVKVAI
- a CDS encoding acyl-CoA dehydrogenase family protein — its product is MFFNPSMKHKALRKALRMFAEAEIGPIARDIDRDARFPWEVIEKMRPLDLFGMQAPKTFGGADMDSISYAIVIEEISRVSAAVGLCLAIHNSICLHPINRWGTDEQKKRFLPEMVRGEKIGAYCMTEAGIGSDVGGVETSATPEGNDYVLNGTKIFVTNGGICGTTLVFATTDYQNPRRGATMFIVDRETPGFIVGEIEDLCGMRANPVSSIYLENCRVPAKNVLGQPGEGVRIGMESLNVGRIGIAAQAMGIAQAAFDDSVLYSKERQQFKKPISSFQTIQNYLADMATDIDAGRLLLYRACAAQDSGSPLREAAAMAKLFCSEMAMRVANKAVQIHGGYGYSKEYAVERYFRDAKVTELYEGTSEVQRIVISREVLAKRV